Proteins encoded by one window of Lathyrus oleraceus cultivar Zhongwan6 chromosome 1, CAAS_Psat_ZW6_1.0, whole genome shotgun sequence:
- the LOC127108401 gene encoding uncharacterized mitochondrial protein AtMg00810-like, with amino-acid sequence MLKKVLMSEFEITDLGKMTYLLGMKFMYSKKGVILHQLKYEHELLKRFELLNCKVDVTPSETNHKLDSDSKGDDVDDTTLKQLVGSLRYLCNVRPDICYTVRMVSSFMSKPKWSHYQVVFSILRYIKGTLKYGVLFSSGEKTNTELMCYSDSDWCGDIVDRKSTSGYLFK; translated from the coding sequence ATGTTAAAGAAGGTGTTGATGAGTGAATTTGAGATAACTGATCTAGGAAAGATGACATATTTACTAGGGATGAAGTTTATGTACTCTAAGAAGGGTGTCATTTTGCATCAGTTGAAATATGAACAtgagcttctgaagagatttgagtTGTTAAATTGTAAGGTTGATGTCACACCGTCAGAAACAAATCACAAATTGGATTCTGATTCTAAAGGTGATGATGTAGATGACACAACTTTGAAGCAGTTGGTTGGCTCTCTGAGGTATTTATGTAATGtcagacctgatatttgctataCAGTTAGAATGGTTAGTAGCTTCATGAGTAAGCCAAAGTGGTCTCATTATCAAGTTGTTTTCAGTATTCTGAGGTATATTAAGgggactctgaagtatggagttttaTTCTCTTCTGGAGAGAAGACTAATACAGAGTTGATGTGTTACTCAgactctgattggtgtggagacatAGTTGACAgaaaaagtacttctggataTTTGTTTAAGTAA